A segment of the Opitutia bacterium genome:
CAAATCGGGCATTAAGCGGGAAGTTCGGAGAGTTCGCTGAACGATTTGACGACCCACGCCTTCTCGGTGCGGCGCGCGAGTCCGGCGAGGACGCCGCCCGGGCCGCACTCCCAGAATTCCGTGGCGCCGGCAGCGACGGCGCTGCGCATGCAATCTTCCCACAGCACGCTCGACACGACCTGTTTGACCAGCGCTTCGCGAATCTGTGCCGGCTCGCTCACGGCCTGGCCGGTGGTGTTGGTGAAGACGGTGAAGGCGGGGCGATTGAACGTCACGCCTTCGAGGAACTGCGCAAATTCCGCGCGCGCCGGTTCCATCAGGCGACTGTGGTAGGCTCCCGCGACGTTGAGCGGCATGACGCGCTTGAGGCCCTTATCCTTGGCCGCGGCGACGAGCGCTTCGACTTTGGTCTTCTCGCCGGAAACGATGATCTGGCCGGGCGCGTTGAAATTGGCCGCCTCGATGTCGAACTCACGGCAAAGCTCGGCGACCTTCGCGCGCTCCTCGCCGATGATCGCAGCCATGCCGCCGACGCTCTTCTCGCACGCCTGCTGCATGAGTTCGCCGCGGCGCGCCACGACTTTGAGGCCGGTTGCAAAATCGAAAACGCCGGCCGCGGTCAGCGCGGTCACTTCGCCGAGGCTGAGGCCGAGCGCGATGCTCACTTCCGGCAACTTGCCGCGCTCCTTCAGCGCCGCGACGACCGCGAGACCGTGGACGAACAGCGCGGGCTGGCAGACCTTGGTCTGCGTGAGTTCCGCCTCGGGTCCCTCGAAGCTGAGTTTCTTCAAATCCCAGCCGAGCACTTGGTTGGCTTGGTCGTAAAGCGCGCGCGCGGCGGCGGAGCCGTCGTAAAGCGACTTGCCCATGCCGACTTTCTGGGCGCCCTGCCCTGCGAAAAGAAGTGCCAATGACATAGATGAAAGGGGCCGGTTAAACCGGTCCGCCGCGCTGAATCCAAGCCCTAAAATTTTTTCAGCTGCGGGAAG
Coding sequences within it:
- the fabD gene encoding ACP S-malonyltransferase, with amino-acid sequence MSLALLFAGQGAQKVGMGKSLYDGSAAARALYDQANQVLGWDLKKLSFEGPEAELTQTKVCQPALFVHGLAVVAALKERGKLPEVSIALGLSLGEVTALTAAGVFDFATGLKVVARRGELMQQACEKSVGGMAAIIGEERAKVAELCREFDIEAANFNAPGQIIVSGEKTKVEALVAAAKDKGLKRVMPLNVAGAYHSRLMEPARAEFAQFLEGVTFNRPAFTVFTNTTGQAVSEPAQIREALVKQVVSSVLWEDCMRSAVAAGATEFWECGPGGVLAGLARRTEKAWVVKSFSELSELPA